One Spinacia oleracea cultivar Varoflay chromosome 4, BTI_SOV_V1, whole genome shotgun sequence DNA segment encodes these proteins:
- the LOC110804739 gene encoding pre-mRNA-processing protein 40A: MANNPQYSGGPGPPLRPPMVGSVGPPQNIPPPMPTQFRSVASMHPSQQFAPPSTQQYHSIGPGIPGMNMGMPPSQNQQMQFAQPLQQVPARPIPPGHIPSMSQSVPLSNIQLNRPMSSGLPQPMQNLQPPNNFPSASGGPGMAPLPAYATNPYPTSQYQPVSQMNFQSNSISGQPLSASGNQDAATFTPLQQSGQPLPSITINSVVDSQPKPAEKSSSDWLEHTNNGRRFYYNKKTRQSTWEKPFELMTPIERADATTDWKEYMGPDGRKYFYNKVTKQSKWVIPEELKLAREHVEKASYAVEVTGSSSVSTSQAGVKTPSNVDTNSCLPAIHSSPARVTPVAVVGVAQSPTVSSPGLASLPLKDPEVQKDALSTVDVSETVPVTADEQAASSDPTPLPINESNVIPTEEAVESLQNVQANEAEEDNKSTDIIGKTSVTTLEDKLVEPETLTYASKQEAKDAFKALLESANVESDWTWEQAMRLIINDKRYAALRSLGERKQAFNEYLTQKRKHEAEERRVKHRKAREDFRKMLEECSELTSTTRWSKVLHLVGNDERFKAIERGRDREDMFEEYVVELEKKEYTKQEEERQLNIMEYRKFLESCDFIKANSQWRKVKDRLEGDLRCSQLDTMDQLKIFQEYVGDLEKEEEEQKRKQKEEIRKSERKNRDEFRKLMEGHVSDGTLSAKALWREYHSKVKDSLVYVAVSSNNSGSTPKELFEDVLEELKKQYEEDRIRIKDAVKSGKVALSSTWTLEDFKAAIEDEISSPAVSENNLKLVFDELLERVKEKEEKEAKRQKRLGDEFFNLLCSLKDITVDSSWEDCLPLFEARDEFRSIEEEAFSRQIFEEYLDQLKAKEEKDRKRKEEKAKREKERERDKRSRDKREKDRRRDRDRGKDRSGRDEGDAELDIDDVSVSSQGRKSGRDKDKKHRKRHQDDENDSGLDKNGKDHSRSSHRHSSERKKSREQHTESDSESKHKKPKREQRNGSRRKGDNEELEDGELGNW, translated from the exons ATGGCTAACAATCCTCAATATTCTGGTGGACCGGGTCCG CCTCTCCGTCCCCCTATGGTTGGTTCAGTTGGCCCCCCTCAGAATATTCCTCCACCAATGCCTACTCAG TTCCGGTCTGTTGCTTCAATGCATCCATCTCAGCAATTTGCTCCTCCATCAACTCAACAATATCATTCTATTGGCCCTGGTATTCCTGGGATGAATATGGGAATGCCTCCATCACAAAACCAGCAAATGCAATTTGCTCAACCATTACAACAAGTGCCTGCAAGACCTATCCCGCCAGGTCATATTCCTTCAATGTCACAGTCTGTGCCATTGTCCAACATTCAGTTAAACAGGCCAATGTCTTCTGGATTGCCCCAACCCATGCAAAATCTGCAGCCTCCAAATAATTTTCCGTCTGCTTCTGGCGGTCCAGGAATGGCTCCTCTTCCAGCTTACGCT ACAAATCCGTACCCTACATCTCAATATCAGCCAGTATCTCAAATGAATTTTCAAAGCAATTCTATTTCTGGGCAACCTTTATCAGCTTCTGGAAACCAGGATGCTGCCACATTCACACCGCTGCAGCAAAGTGGGCAGCCTCTACCATCTATAACCATAAATTCA GTAGTTGATTCTCAACCCAAGCCTGCAGAAAAATCTTCTTCGGACTGGTTGGAGCACACTAATAATGGAAGGAG ATTTTACTACAACAAGAAGACAAGGCAGTCTACGTGGGAGAAACCTTTTGAACTGATGACTCCGATCGAG AGGGCTGATGCGACTACTGATTGGAAGGAGTATATGGGCCCTGATGGAAGAAA GTACTTTTATAACAAAGTTACCAAACAGTCTAAGTGGGTGATTCCTGAAGAGCTTAAG TTGGCCAGGGAGCACGTAGAAAAGGCTTCTTACGCAGTAGAAGTTACTGGAAGCTCTTCTGTATCCACCTCTCAAGCTGGTGTTAAAACACCTAGCAATGTGGATACTAATTCTTGCCTTCCTGCTATACATTCAAGTCCAGCTAGAGTGACGCCTGTGGCTGTGGTTGGTGTTGCTCAGTCACCAACTGTATCATCTCCTGGTTTAGCTTCGTTGCCTCTTAAGGATCCCGAGGTACAGAAGGATGCTTTGTCTACCGTTGATGTCAGTGAGACTGTCCCTGTAACTGCTGATGAGCAAGCAGCTTCTTCCGACCCTACACCTTTGCCAAT AAACGAATCCAATGTGATCCCAACCGAGGAAGCTGTGGAGTCTTTGCAGAATGTTCAGGCGAACGAAGCCGAG GAAGATAATAAAAGCACAGATATTATTGGAAAGACGAGTGTTACGACCTTAGAAGACAAATTGGTTGAGCCTGAAACTCTAACTTATGCTAGCAAACAG GAGGCAAAAGATGCATTTAAAGCTCTTCTCGAATCTGCAAATGTTGAATCAGACTGGACTTGGGAGCAG GCTATGAGGTTAATTATTAATGACAAAAGATATGCAGCTCTTAGATCACTTGGAGAAAGGAAGCAAGCTTTTAATGAG TACTTGACTCAAAAAAGAAAACACGAAGCTGAGGAAAGGCGTGTGAAGCACAGAAAAGCAAGGGAGGATTTCAGGAAGATGTTAGAA GAATGCAGTGAGCTGACGTCAACGACAAGATGGAG CAAAGTGTTACATTTGGTTGGTAATGATGAACGTTTCAAAGCCATTGAGCGAGGGAGAGATCGCGAGGATATGTTTGAAGAATATGTGGTTGAATTAGAAAAGAAG GAATACACAAAGCAAGAAGAAGAACGGCAACTTAATATAATGGAGTACAGGAAGTTTCTGGAATCATGTGACTTTATCAAG GCAAATAGTCAATGGAGGAAAGTGAAAGACCGCTTGGAGGGTGATCTAAGATGTTCTCAGCTTGACACAATGGATCAATTGAAAATTTTCCAG GAATATGTTGGCGATTTGGAGAAGGAAGAGGAGGAGCAAAAAAGAAAACAGAAG GAGGAAATTAGAAAATCTGAACGGAAAAACCGTGACGAATTCCGGAAGTTGATGGAAGGACATGTCTCTGATGGCACCCTCAGCGCCAAGGCACTTTGGCGGGAGTACCactcaaag GTTAAAGATTCACTTGTATACGTTGCAGTCTCATCCAATAACTCAGGTTCCACTCCCAAAGAGCTGTTTGAAGATGTACTTGAAGAGCTAAAGAAGCAG TATGAAGAAGATAGAATACGGATTAAGGATGCTGTGAAGTCTGGAAAG GTTGCCTTATCTTCCACTTGGACTCTTGAAGATTTCAAGGCTGCGATAGAGGACGAGATCAGCTCCCCGGCCGTGTCAGAGAACAACTTAAAG CTAGTTTTTGATGAGTTACTTGAAAGagtcaaagaaaaagaagaaaaagaggcAAAAAGGCAAAAGCGTCTTGGAGATGAATTCTTTAACTTGTTATGTTCACTCAAG GATATAACCGTGGATTCAAGTTGGGAGGACTGTCTACCACTATTTGAAGCTCGAGATGAGTTTAG GTCTATAGAGGAAGAAGCTTTCTCTAGGCAAATTTTTGAGGAGTATCTTGATCAGTTGAAGGCAAAGGAGGAGAAAGatcgaaaaagaaaagaagaaaag GCGAAGAGAgagaaggaaagagaaagagataAAAGGTCTAGGGACAAAAGGGAAAAAGATAGGAGGCGTGACAGAGATAGAGGAAAGGACCGAAGTGGAAGGGACGAGGGGGATGCTGAACTTGATATTGATGATGTTTCGGTATCAAGTCAGGGCAGAAAATCAGGAAGGGACAAGGATAAGAAGCACCGTAAGCGCCATCAAGATGATGAAAATGATTCAGGTTTGGATAAAAATGGAAAAGATCATTCTAGAAGCTCTCATAGGCACAGCAGTGAGCGTAAGAAGTCGAGAGAA CAACACACAGAGTCTGACAGTGAAAGCAAGCATAAGAAACCGAAGAGAGAGCAACGTAATGGTTCTCGTAGAAAAGGAGACAACGAGGAGCTGGAAGACGGGGAGCTGG GTAACTGGTGA
- the LOC110804764 gene encoding serine carboxypeptidase-like 18, with the protein MSTPKKLTQIISLLLLAVAFFPAPSYSGKTVDYLPGFSGKLPFDLQTGYIEVGDSELFYYFVESEGNPKQDPLLLWLTGGPGCSSWNSLVYEIGPLEFDLDASLEGGLPQLRSYEHSWTKSASIIFLDSPVGTGFSYSTTPEGWPTSDTEASNEAYQFLMQWVAENPQYLDVPFYVGGDGYSGIIVPLITKLVVEGNEAGVQPRLNLKGYLVGSPNTDDFIDSNSKVEFAHRMALISDITYNNAKKYCKKNYVDVDPDNTQCILALDDYERCVRGIWPNQILEPKCTLGRPQDDRWTRRSLQEDPNEFILSVPQVSNLWCRNFNYGLSDSWANDEAVQDALHVRKGTVNQWSRCNQTISYTKDQPSVVQVHQNLTNYNLRLLVYSGDRDMVVTFVGVVQWIKSIKNSANLTLSDKWRPWFVEGQVGGYTRKYEKNSDYFLTYATVKGGGHTAAEYYRKECYEMFNRWVSLYPL; encoded by the exons ATGTCTACACCGAAAAAACTGACGCAAataatctctctcctcctcctcgcCGTCGCTTTCTTTCCGGCGCCGTCGTACTCCGGCAAGACAGTCGATTATCTCCCTGGTTTTTCCGGCAAGCTCCCTTTCGATCTCCAAACTGG ATACATAGAAGTTGGAGATTCAGAGCTATTCTACTACTTTGTTGAATCAGAAGGGAATCCAAAGCAAGATCCTTTGCTACTTTGGCTCACTGGAGGTCCTGGTTGTTCTTCTTGGAACAGTCTTGTTTATGAAATTG GGCCGCTAGAATTCGACCTTGATGCATCATTGGAAGGAGGTCTTCCTCAGTTGAGATCTTATGAACATTCTTGGACCAAG AGTGCTAGCATAATATTTTTAGACTCACCAGTTGGAACAGGATTCTCCTACTCTACAACTCCAGAAGGATGGCCAACCTCAGACACAGAAGCATCAAATGAAGCTTATCAATTTTTAATGCAG TGGGTGGCAGAAAATCCGCAATACCTTGATGTTCCATTCTATGTAGGTGGTGATGGATACTCCGGAATAATTGTTCCGTTGATCACAAAATTAGTAGTTGAAG GTAATGAAGCTGGAGTGCAGCCACGCTTAAACTTAAAG GGATATTTAGTGGGAAGCCCGAATACAGATGATTTCATTGACTCCAATTCGAAAGTAGAGTTCGCTCATAGGATGGCACTCATATCAGATATCACTTATAAT AATGCCAAGAAGTACTGCAAAAAGAACTATGTAGACGTGGATCCAGATAACACACAATGTATCCTTGCTCTTGATGATTATGAGAGG TGTGTTAGGGGCATATGGCCTAACCAGATTCTGGAGCCAAAATGTACACTTGGTAGACCACAAGATGATAGATGGACTAGAAGATCTCTTCAAGAGGACCCCAATGAATTCATTCTTTCAGTTCCTCAAGTTTCAAATCTTTGGTGCCGG AATTTCAATTATGGTCTGTCTGATTCCTGGGCAAATGATGAAGCAGTCCAGGATGCCTTGCACGTCCGCAAG GGAACTGTAAACCAATGGAGCAGGTGCAACCAGACTATATCATACACGAAAGATCAACCAAGTGTTGTTCAAGTTCATCAAAATCTCACTAACTATAACCTGAGGTTATTAGTATACAG TGGTGATAGAGACATGGTTGTTACATTTGTCGGAGTTGTCCAATGGATAAAGTCCATAAAAAATTCCGCAAATCTAACTCTTTCAGATAAATGGCGTCCATGGTTTGTTGAAGGTCAAGTTGGAGG GTATACAAGGAAGTACGAAAAGAATTCCGATTATTTCCTGACATATGCGACTGTGAAG GGTGGAGGTCATACAGCTGCAGAATACTACCGTAAAGAATGCTACGAAATGTTCAATAGATGGGTATCACTCTATCCTCTATGA